Genomic segment of bacterium:
AACACGTGCTTGTGGAAAAGCCACTGGCCACGAGTGTTGCTGAGGTGGAGGAGCTTGGGAGGCTATCAGAGGAGAAAAAAAAGGTGGTGATGGTAGGGCATACATTTCTTTACAATTCAGCCGTACGTTATGTCAAGAAACTCATAGACTCTGGAGAGCTGGGGGAAATAAGGTACATATACAGTCAGAGGCTCAACCTTGGCCGCATCCGCTCGGACGTGGATGCACTGTGGAATTTCGCCCCTCACGATGTGAGCATTATCCAGTACTGGCTGGGTGATCCCAGGCCATTGTCGGTGTCCAAGAGGGGGGTGGACTACATTCAGGCCGGGATCGACGATGTGGTCTTCCTGAACATAATCTATCCCAACAAGGTCATGGCCAATATTCATGTGAGCTGGCTGGATCCCCAGAGAGTACGCTCCATGACCGTGGTGGGGTCCAGGAAGATGGTGGTGTACGACGACACGGCCGAGAGCAAGATAGCCATCTTCGACAAAGGAATAGACCGAAGGGCCGTACTCGGGGAACACATGGATTATGACAATCCGCGACTTCCCACCTTCAATCACAGATCCGGAGACATCGTGTTGCCTAAGTTGGACTTCCAGGAACCCCTCAAGGTGGAGATAGACCACTTCCTGGACTGCGTCCGAAACGGCACCCGATGCCTGACCGGGGTGGAACATGCCAAGCGGGTGGTGGAGATACTGGCTTCATGAAAACACCGCACGATACTTCGGCAAGGCCTTTGCGATCAGATAGTGGCTCTCATCCCGACTGGATAGTGGGGCTTGAGGATCCGATACTTGTGACGGGGGCCGGCGGCTTCATAGGATCAAGGGTCGTGGCCGAGCTTCTTAGAAGAGGTTTTGGCGAGGTCAGGGCTTTCGTAAGAAACAGCGAGAACGCCCGGAAAGCCCTAGGCGGCCCCGCAGATGCCAGCCAGAAAAATTTGAGGCTCATCGAGGGCAACCTTCTATCCCAAGAAGACTGCAAGAAGGCTGTGGAAGGGGTATCTGTAATTTACCACCTGGCTGCAGGAGTTGGAGACAAGTCCTATGCAGGAGCCTTCTTGAACTCTGTTGTAACCACCAGGAACCTCCTGGATGCCGCAATTGCCAGTGGATCCTTAAAAAGGTTTGTGAATGTGAGCTCTTTGGGAGTGTACACTAACAGGAGCCTACCAAGAGGCGCACCTTTGGATGAGACATCTCAACTGGAACCACACTACATAGAGAGAGGCGAGGCCTACCTTTACGGAAAAATCAAGCAGGAAGAATTGGTTTGTGATTATGGAAGACGTTATGGGCTGTCCTACGTGATCCTTCGACCCGGGGCGGTCTTTGGCCCTGGGAAGAAGGCAATAACAGGTAGAGTGGGGATAGATACCTTCGGGATCTTTTTGCACCTGGGTGGCTCAAACAAGATTCCCTTTACCTACGTGGAAAATTGTGCTGAGGCCATTGTGCTGGCCGGATTGAAGCAGGGGGTAGACGGCGAAGCCTTCAATGTGGTGGATGACGAATTGCCGACAAGCCGGGACTTTCTCCGATTGTACAAAAAAAAGGTTGGAAGTTTTTTCTCCTTGCCGGTACCCTATCCGCTTTTCCACGTTTTTTGCTTAATGTGGGAGACATACTCAAGGTGGTCACAGGGCCAGCTTCCCCCTGCCTTCAACAGATACAGGTGTGCGGCTGACT
This window contains:
- a CDS encoding NAD(P)-dependent oxidoreductase; its protein translation is MKTPHDTSARPLRSDSGSHPDWIVGLEDPILVTGAGGFIGSRVVAELLRRGFGEVRAFVRNSENARKALGGPADASQKNLRLIEGNLLSQEDCKKAVEGVSVIYHLAAGVGDKSYAGAFLNSVVTTRNLLDAAIASGSLKRFVNVSSLGVYTNRSLPRGAPLDETSQLEPHYIERGEAYLYGKIKQEELVCDYGRRYGLSYVILRPGAVFGPGKKAITGRVGIDTFGIFLHLGGSNKIPFTYVENCAEAIVLAGLKQGVDGEAFNVVDDELPTSRDFLRLYKKKVGSFFSLPVPYPLFHVFCLMWETYSRWSQGQLPPAFNRYRCAADWKGNHYSNRKLKEMLGWEPRIPMHVALERYFDFVRS
- a CDS encoding Gfo/Idh/MocA family oxidoreductase, translating into MLNVGHIGVGYWGPNLLRNLIANRGCTVKVVAELSADRRDYVRSLYPAVEVTDNCYRIFDDPEIEAVVVATPVATHFDLARRALISEKHVLVEKPLATSVAEVEELGRLSEEKKKVVMVGHTFLYNSAVRYVKKLIDSGELGEIRYIYSQRLNLGRIRSDVDALWNFAPHDVSIIQYWLGDPRPLSVSKRGVDYIQAGIDDVVFLNIIYPNKVMANIHVSWLDPQRVRSMTVVGSRKMVVYDDTAESKIAIFDKGIDRRAVLGEHMDYDNPRLPTFNHRSGDIVLPKLDFQEPLKVEIDHFLDCVRNGTRCLTGVEHAKRVVEILAS